In the Vicinamibacteria bacterium genome, CGCTCCTCAGCCGTCGTCGACTCCGACAGATCGTCACCCGGCTCCTCGCCGAGACGATATCGGCGCACCGTCCACTCGGCACGTCGAGCTCGTGCTCTGGTCATGGTTGATTGTATCCAATCGGCGCAGCTCGGGGCTACGTCACCTGGGGTACCACGTGGTCAAGTCTGGCTCGTCGCTTGGAGTCCATGGAAGTGAGGAGTGGTCGTCTCGAGGCTCACGGGCGAGCCCTCCGGTCCGTGCGCCTCCGTCTGACCGTCTGCGGAAATGCTCCACGTGCGTTCCGGACCGATGCTCACGCGGGCTCGGCACGCCCGCGTCCTGATGTGCTCCTCAGTTCCAGGTCATTCCCTTCAACGCCGCGAGGTTCAGGTTGCCGCCGCTCAGGACGCAGGCCACCTTGCTCCCCGCGGGGGGCTGAAGGGCTTCGGTCAGCAGGGCTGCGACCGTGGACGCCGCCGCCCCCTCGGCTACCAGCTTGCATCGTTCCATGATCCAGGGAATCGCAGCGAAGATCTCCTGCTCATCGATGGCGAGGATGTCGTCCACGAAGGCACGGCAAATCTCGAAGGTGTAGGCACCCACGGTCTTGACGGTGAGGCCATCGATGATGATGGGGATATTCTCGAGCGTGACGCGATGTCCCGCTTCGATACTTCGTTTCATCGCCGGCGCCCCCTTCATCTCGACGCCAATGACCTTGACATCCGGTTTGATCAGCTTGACGATCTGAGCGCAGCCCGAAATCAGACCCCCTCCGCCGATGGGCACGATCAGGAAGTCGAGGTCGGGTACGTCTTCGATCGTCTCGTATCCCACGCCTCCCTGGCCGGCGACGAGCAAAGGATCGTCGAAGGGGTGGACGTAGGTGAGGTTTCGCTCTTTCTGGAGCTCGAGGGAATGCTGGTAAGCGTCGTCCCATACGTTTCCGTGGAGGATGACCTCGGCTCCGTAGGAGCGGGTCGCCTGGACCTTCGCTTCCGGCGCTCCGTGGGCCATGACCACCGTCGCTTTGACCCCGTACTCTCGCGCGGCCCGGGCGACACCCTGTGCGTGGTTCCCGGCGGACGAGCAAATGAGGCCACGCTCTCGAGCCTCTTTCGGCATGTGAGCCAGCACGTTCAACGGGCCGCGGACTTTGTAAGAACCCGCCTTCTGGAACATCTCCGCCTTCAGGTAGACGTCTGCACCCGTCATCTGACTCAAGGTCGAAGAGCGGAGCACGGGCGTGCGATGAATGTACGGCGCGGCGTTCTCACGCGCCTCGTCGAAGTCCGCTCGCGTCAGGTATTTCATCGAAGGTCCTCTTTCGCTGCCGTCAAGGCATTCTTGCTTCGTCGAACGTTGAGGCCCCAATAAATCACACTCAAGACCACCAGAAAAACGAGCATGGCGCGGATCTCTCGCTCCGGCAGGTTCGACAGAAACCACAGGACAGCGACCGCCGAGGCCCCGGGGATGAGGTAGCCACCGGGCATCTTGTACGTTCCCGGTTCGTCTTCTTTCCGCATTCGATATTTGATGACGGCGAGGATGACTCCCAGGTAGATCAGCAGGAACGAAGCACTCGCCAGGACCGAAAGCTGCTCGAACTGCCCGGTGCTGGCAAAAAAGCACGCGAGCGCGGCGTAGCTCACGACCGCGACGTGAGGTGTCGCGTAGCGGCTGTGGATTGTGGCGAGACGCTTCGGTGGGATGACGCCGTCTCTCGCGGCGGCAAAGATGATTCGAGGCATGTTGAGAGCGAAGCCGCTCAGGTTGCCGAACATCGAAAAGCAGGCTCCCACGATGACGAGGGAAGCTCCGAGAGGCCCGACCATCCTCATGCCGACCTCGGCGAGCGGCGCATCCCGGAAGCTCGGAAGCGCTTCCCCGAGGACGCCTTGCGCCGTGAGCTGGATGAGCGTGTACAGCAGCACCACCACGAACGCGCTGAGGAGGACGCCCTTCGGGATCGTCCTCTGTGGGTCCTTGATCTCGCCGCTGACGTTCAGGCCCGTCTCGATTCCCACGAAGGCGAAGAGCAAAATCATCGACGCTTGGCCGAGGTCTCCGAACGACGGCGTGGCCTCCCAGGCGAAGTTCGACGCCGAGAACGAAAGCCACCCGAAGAGTACTAGGAGGAAAAGCGGCGTCATTTTGGCCACGGTGTTGAACTTGACCAGAAACAGACCCCGTTTGACCCCCATGATGTTGAAGTAGGCGAAACCTCCGAACATGACGACGAAGAAGAGCAGCCGCACTGCCTGAGTCTTGAAAGCCGGGAGGAAGTACGAAATGGTGTCGGCCAACGCGTTGGCGACCGCCGCGTTCGCCATGATGGCGGCGCCGAATATGAAGAGGTTCGTGGTGAGGAAGCCCGCGAACCTGCCAAAAGCGACTTCGATGTACGCGTAGGCTCCCCCGGTCGTGGTGATTCGGCTTCCGATCTCGGCGAAGCAGAGCATCATGAGCACGATGAGAATGCCGCACAAAACGTAGGCGAGGACACTCGCCGTTCCCAACTGAGCGGCGACGATCGCGGGCAGAACGAAGATTCCCGCGCCCACGACGATGTTGACGGAGTTCGAGACGAGACCGAATACGCCGATTTCCCGCTTCAGGCCTTCGTTTTCCGTCATCCTCGAATCATGTGAGGCGGCTCACTTGAGCTGTACGAGCTTCTCGGGATCGATGCGGATGACGAGGTAGGTAATGGTCTCCGTGATCTCGCTGAAGCCGTGCGCCACGCCGGCGGGGATGATGACGATGTCGCCCGGCCCGATTTTCTGGCTCTGGCCTCCCACGATGACGCCGGTAGAGCTCGGGCCGGTGAGCGTCAAAACGATCTGTCCTTGGGGATCGAGCGGTTCGGCATCGGAGAGACTCTTCGCGGTGACGAGCGTTCCGCTGCCCGATACCACGCGGTAGACCTCGCCTTGTTTGTGATGCTGGATCCCGTCCAGCCTCGTTCCCGCCGCCTTCGGCGGGCGCTGAACGACGCCGACGCCGAGGTAGCCGTCACCGGCATCGACGTGACGAATCTGCTGATCACTGACACGTCCCTCGGGAGCGGCATCGATGGTGGCAAGCACCTCGGCGGCGCTGATGTAGGTAGCCACATCCGTGGTCGGCTGCGGCGCAGCCGGGCTCGCGACCGGCACGGTGACGAGGACGAACAAAGGAAGCAGGACAGGTAGCAAGGGCTTTCTCCGAATTCGGTGAGTTTATCCCTGTGATTGGACAAAGGCTAATGGCCGTCGGGGCGTTTGTCGTCAGCCTGCCCTTCGCCTCTTAGGGCCATGTGAGCGGCGGAGCAGAGAATCACGCCGGCCACGGGTCGCGCCGGCTCAAGTCCGGTATTGGACAAGCAGAGGGCTCAGCTCGTCCGGACAAGGTATTCGCCTTTTGTTCTCTTCGATTTGCGATGGCATTGTATTCAGTGGTATATAAAGTGAAATGGCCTTCGTGAAGGCTACTTTTTTTCTTCCGCTGAGAGACAACGATGGGAGGGATCTCGGAGAAGAGATCAGCGCCGTAGAGGACGATTGCTTTCTCGCCTTCGGCGCGTGGACGTTCTCCGGGCATTTCAAGGGGGTATGGCGGACCGAGAGCGGCGAGCGTCGCATCGACACGAGCGCCGCCTACATGGTTATCGTGGACGAAAGCGACGTCGTGGAGCTCGAAACGATTCTGAAGAGATTCAAGGCGAGGACCACGCAGGAGGCGATCTTTCTCGAAGTCGAGCATGACGTCGACTTGCGTCTGCTGTGAAGAACCAAGCGTGTCGCTGGGAATGAGAAAGACGAATGACGATCGACAAATCGAAACTGAGGGAAGCGTCGGAACGTCTCAAAGAGGCCGCCACGAAGATGCTCGAGGCAGGCGCCGACGCGCCGACTTTTTCCGCGCGCTTCTTCGGACCGAGCGGTGAGCTCGGTCGACTCGGAGTCACACGAAAGGATCGAGAGCTGATACTGCGTTCCGAGCTCTATCGGTGGCTCAAGGAAAGGTACGAGGAGCTGCGATTGAGGGATGCGGCGCAGTTCGAGCAGGACGTCAAAGTTGCCTCCGGACGTCTGACAGTCGCCGTTCCGAGAAGCCTGCACGCCGCTCTCAAGGGGGAGGCCGCCGCCGAGGGCGTGTCCCTATCGGAGCTCATCCGCTTGAAGCTCTCCATCCCCTACCGTCAAATGGCCAACCTCCTCATACCGAAGACGAAA is a window encoding:
- the ilvA gene encoding threonine ammonia-lyase; translated protein: MKYLTRADFDEARENAAPYIHRTPVLRSSTLSQMTGADVYLKAEMFQKAGSYKVRGPLNVLAHMPKEARERGLICSSAGNHAQGVARAAREYGVKATVVMAHGAPEAKVQATRSYGAEVILHGNVWDDAYQHSLELQKERNLTYVHPFDDPLLVAGQGGVGYETIEDVPDLDFLIVPIGGGGLISGCAQIVKLIKPDVKVIGVEMKGAPAMKRSIEAGHRVTLENIPIIIDGLTVKTVGAYTFEICRAFVDDILAIDEQEIFAAIPWIMERCKLVAEGAAASTVAALLTEALQPPAGSKVACVLSGGNLNLAALKGMTWN
- a CDS encoding APC family permease, encoding MTENEGLKREIGVFGLVSNSVNIVVGAGIFVLPAIVAAQLGTASVLAYVLCGILIVLMMLCFAEIGSRITTTGGAYAYIEVAFGRFAGFLTTNLFIFGAAIMANAAVANALADTISYFLPAFKTQAVRLLFFVVMFGGFAYFNIMGVKRGLFLVKFNTVAKMTPLFLLVLFGWLSFSASNFAWEATPSFGDLGQASMILLFAFVGIETGLNVSGEIKDPQRTIPKGVLLSAFVVVLLYTLIQLTAQGVLGEALPSFRDAPLAEVGMRMVGPLGASLVIVGACFSMFGNLSGFALNMPRIIFAAARDGVIPPKRLATIHSRYATPHVAVVSYAALACFFASTGQFEQLSVLASASFLLIYLGVILAVIKYRMRKEDEPGTYKMPGGYLIPGASAVAVLWFLSNLPEREIRAMLVFLVVLSVIYWGLNVRRSKNALTAAKEDLR
- a CDS encoding cupin domain-containing protein; this encodes MLPVLLPLFVLVTVPVASPAAPQPTTDVATYISAAEVLATIDAAPEGRVSDQQIRHVDAGDGYLGVGVVQRPPKAAGTRLDGIQHHKQGEVYRVVSGSGTLVTAKSLSDAEPLDPQGQIVLTLTGPSSTGVIVGGQSQKIGPGDIVIIPAGVAHGFSEITETITYLVIRIDPEKLVQLK
- a CDS encoding toxin-antitoxin system HicB family antitoxin; this translates as MTIDKSKLREASERLKEAATKMLEAGADAPTFSARFFGPSGELGRLGVTRKDRELILRSELYRWLKERYEELRLRDAAQFEQDVKVASGRLTVAVPRSLHAALKGEAAAEGVSLSELIRLKLSIPYRQMANLLIPKTKAN